A window of Chryseobacterium sp. IHB B 17019 genomic DNA:
AATATGTTCCCTCGAAATTGTAAACTCCGTAAGGGAAAAATAGGCTGGCCCAGCTTTGAATCTGCTTTCTTTTCTCATTGTCCATATTCAAAGAAATCCCTCTCGGAGCAAAACCTCCGGCATCAGATTCTATGGCAAAAAGGTGTTTTTCATTATTTTCTTTTGCTGTTTTTCCGTATTGGATTCCACCTTTTACGCCATTTTCTTCATTGGCAAAACAGACAACACGAATTGTGTGATTATTCCGGATTCCAAGCTTTTTGAAAGTCCTCAATACTTCAATGCTCTGAACAATTCCCGAACCGTCATCATGGGCACCTTCACCAACATCCCAGGAATCTAGATGTCCGCCGACAACAATAACGCTTTTATCTTTTTTACCTGTAATTTCACCGATGACAGAGTGGGAAGGCTTCTCGCCTTTCATTCCGCAGTTTGAATTGAGCTTTGCAGTGATTTTTTGTGATTTTAAAAGCACTTCCAGCTCATCAGCTGTTGTATTTCCTATGGCAACAGCGGGAATTTTATTTTCGTTTTCATAACGCATTGCTCCAGTGTGCGGAATATCATCAAATGCAGAAGAAAGTGAACGGATGATGGCAAATTTACCACCTTTTTTTGCGGTTAAAGAAGCAGCTTTCACTCTATATTTTGCAGCGTCACCATATCCTCGGAAAGTTTCAACATAAGACTGACTGAAAGGGTAGTTGAAGAAAACTATTTTACCTTTTACCTGTTCCGGTGAAAGTTTTTCGTATTCTTCCATCGATTTTACCATAATGATTTCTCCTGAAACATCTTTTCCGCCGGTACCTTCAGAATTCCCCAGTGAAAGCATTTTTAAGTTTGTCCATTTTCCATTGGAGGTTTTGATCTGTAATGATTCTTTTCCTCTTACCCAGACAGGGACTTTTACTTCCTGAAGCCATACCTTATCTGCTCCGGCATCACGGAGTTTTTGTTCTGCCCATTTTACGGCTTTTTCATAGGCTTCGGAGCCGCTTAGTCTGTGACCTATATTTTTAGTTAAATCTCTTAATTCGGTGTAAGCTTTTCCGTTATTTAAAATTTCTGTTGAAATTCTTGCAAACTGTATGGAGTCTTCTTTGGCCTGCCCCAAAACAGCCATGCTCAGAAGGAATAATGATGCTCCTAATATCTTTTTCATTTTACCAGTTTTTATCAATCATAAAGATCATTTGTGTCATGGCAACGGCACCTAAAAGAAGTTCTCTTTTATTCACTTTATCGAAAGTATCTTCTACCGAGTGGTGATAGTCGAAATATCTTTGTGTATCTACAACAAGCTCTGCCAAAGGAATATCCAATTTTTTCAAAGGAGAAATATCCTGGATGGCATCAGTCTGGTCAAAGTCATAAACGCCGTAAGGAAGAAAATATTCTTTCCATGGAAAAATCAGTTTCCTTCTCTGCGGAGACATATCCAAAGCAAAACCTCTCGGTGAGTAGCCTCCCGCGTCTGTTCCCAGCGCGAAAATATGTTTTTCATCTTTTTTCTTAACATAAGCTGCATACATTTCTCTTCCTTGTCCGCCATTTTCACTGTTGGCGTACAGGACAACCCTGATGGTATGATTATTTTCAAAGCCAAGCGCTTTTAAGGTTCTTAAAACTTCTATACACTGCACAACGCCCGTTCCGTCATCAATGGCGCCTTCTCCAAAGTCCCAGGAGTCAAGCTGGGCACCGAGAACAATTACTTTAGAGTCTTTTTTACCCGGAATTTCAGCGATGATGTTAGGATTGGTTGTTTCGCCTTTTGATTCGGCGGACATGTTTATTTTGGCTGTAACTTTTTGTTTTTTTAATAATTTTTCTAGTTCGTCGGCAGATCTTACTCCAATTGACAAAGCTGGAATTCTTATTTTGTCATCCGGCTCGTAATAGATCATTTTAGCATGAGGCGTGTCGTCATTTGCTGTTGTTAAAGACCTTATGATTAATGCCTTAGCTCCTGTTTTTGCAATAACGGAAGCTGAAATTAATTTTGATTTTGCAGTAATTAAATAAGAATCACTTGTATTAATGATTTTCGGGTCTATCGGCAGATTGACGAAAACAATTTTGTCTCTCAGTTGTCCTATTGACATTGCATTAAGCTCAGAGGTCGAATTGATTAAAACAATTTCACCCGTAAGATCTTTTCCACCCGTTCCTTCAGAATTCCCGAAAGAAAGCATCCTGATACTTTTCCAGTCTCCATTTCCGGCTTTTATCTGCAGAGATTCTCTTCCTCTTACCCAAACCGGGGCTTTTGCTTCCTGTCTCCAGATCATTTCAATCCCGATATCTTTGAACTTTTTTTCTGCCCATTCTACAGCTTTTGTATATCCGGGAGTTGCACTGAAGCGTGAGCCAACGCCTTTCGTCAGTTCACCAAGATTATTGTAAGCTGTTCCGTTGGTCATGATCTCGTCCGAGATCTTTTTAAATTCATCGTAATAGTTGAATTTGGCTAAGGTTGTTGTCTTTTTAACCGTTTTTTTCTGAGGTTTTTTTTGAGAAAATAAAAATCCACCCAAAAAGAGTGGAATTATAATGAATATTTTTTTCATTTTTTATTTACCTTTCTTTTTCCGTTGATAAAAGTAGGGAAAAAATAGGAATTTTTTAAGGTTTCATATCATACATTAATAATGCTGTAACCAATTTTGGTTCAATAAATGTACATTTTGGAGGCATACTTAGTCTTAAATCCGATATTTTAATCATATCATTAAAACTCACAGGAAAAATTCCGAATCCAACTTTTCCTTCTCCGCTGTCAATTTTTTCTTTTATCTGATTGATTCCATCAAGACTTGAAGTTCCCTTTATGTAAGAAATTTTCTCAGAGCTGTCCGGATCCTCAATTTTTAAAATACTTTTAAAGATATATTTATCTAATAAATGATGATCAAGGTTGTCCAGAGACATTTCCGTAGAACGGAGGTCATGCTTTACGTGAAGAGAGTAAAATTTACCATCCAGATACATCGAGATGTGGAACTTTTGCGAAGGATAATATGCCGTTTCTCCTTTTTCGTGAATTAAAAAATATTGTTCCAGCTGTTGTAAGAAATCTTCTTTGGAAAGTCCGTTCAAATCGCTTACAATCCTGTTGTAATCATGGATTTTAATTGATTGGTTTGAAACTATAAAGCTGTAAACAAAATTGTAAAGTTCTGTCCCGTTGTGTCTTTTGTTTTTTTCTTTCTGATATTTTGCATTCAATGCTGTGGAACCGATTCTGTGGTGCCCGTCTGCAATATAAAAAGAGTCGATCTGATCGATAACTTCCTTGAACTGTTGAAGTTTTAAACGGTTGTCAATTCTCCAGATTTTATGTCTGATCCCTTTTGAATCCACATGATTAAAAATCGGGACATTTTTTTCCTCATGGTTCATCAGTAATTCAATCTTAGAATTGGAAGGGTAGGTAAGCAGCACGGGTTCAGCCTGAAGGTTTACTTTTTCAAGATAATGAGCCAGTTTCTCTTTCTTCTGAGGAATTGTACTTTCGTGTCTCTTGATTTTACCATTCCAGAAATCTTCAATGCTTGTCAGCCCGAGAAGTCCTCTGAAAACCTGTTTGTTAGGATAGATCTGCTCATAAAGATAGTACGCCGAATTGTCCTGCACGAGTTTGTTTTCGCTCAGCAGCTCTTCAAATGTTGACCGGATTTTCCTTAAATTCCTATCAATATCTTTGGATTTACTTACAACATAGGGTTTTATCATATTGATGTAAGTGTTTTCAACTTGAGCTTTTTCCGCTATCTCTTCCTGAGTGAAGTTATCCAGAGGGTGAGTAGGGAAAGTACTCTCATAGTCTTTATGAGGTCTTATTCCACGAAAAGGTTTAAAAACAGGCATATTTTATTTTATAGTTTCTTTTATTTTGATAATTTGGTCTGCAAGCTCGACCCCGATTTTCTCCTGTGCATCTACAGTATTTCCTCCCACGTGCGGAGAAAGTGAAAGCGCCGGATTCATAAGCAAAATGACTTCAGGCGTTGGCTCCTTTTCAAAAACATCAAGTGCCGCTCCTGCTACTTTGCCGTAATCAATATAGTCTACCAAAGCTACTTCATTGATCACACCGCCTCTTGCCGTATTTACGATATAAACTCCGTCTTTCATTTTTTCAAACTGCGGCGTGTCTATGATATATTCGTTTGTTTTCGGCGTGTTTATACTGATGAAATCCAGATCTTTAAGGAAGCCATCCATATCATTGGTTGAAGTGATTTCAAAGTTTACCGACTGCCCATCGAAGAAGCTCAGACTAAGAGTTTCCGTTCTGGGTTTTCTTGTTAAAACTTTAACGTTCATTCCCAAAGAAATACCCATTTTCACCACTTCCTGGCCGATACTTCCAAAACCGATAACCCCTAAATTTTTTCCTGAAAGTTCATAAGCTTTGCTGAAGGATTTCTTCATCGCATCGAAATGCGTTTCACCCTCTAAAGGCATCAGCCTGTTGGATTCGTGAAGGAATCTCGCCAAAGAAAAGAAATGGGCAAATACCAATTCAGCAACCGATTTTGAAGAAGCTGTTGGGGTATTGATTACGTTTATCCCTTTGCTTTTAGCATATTCAACATCAATATTATCCATCCCGATACCACCTCTTCCGATAATTTTCAGATTTGGACATGCATCAATCAGATCCTGCCTTACTTTGGTAGCACTTCTTACCAGGAGCACGTCTACGTTGTTTTCGTTGATGAAATTGATAACATGGTCTTGTGCAACCCTGTTGTCCAACACTTCAATTCCCGCATTTTTCAATGCCTGTTCTCCCGCTTTCGAAATTCCGTCGTTAGCTAAAACTTTCATGTATTTATTTGATTTAAAAATTTAAAGATGGCATTATTTAAAAATTTAAATAGTTGCGCAAATTAAGAAAATTTAATGAATAATAAATAATCCTTAAATCTTTGAATTTTAAACATTTAAATTATTTAATAGACCTCATTACATCCACCAAAACCTGTACGCTTTCTATCGGTAAAGCATTGTACAGACTTGCTCTGTATCCGCCCAGGCTTCTGTGCCCGTTCAGTCCGCTGATGTTTGCTGCTTTCCATGCGTTGTCGAATTGTTCTTTTTTGCTTTCATCCATTAATTTAAATGAAACATTCATGAAAGAACGGTCTTCTTTCACGCAGAAGCTTTCAAATAGCGGATTGCTGTCTATTTCATCGTATAAAAGTTTTGCTTTTGCTTCATTTCTAGCTTCAGCGGCTGCAATTCCTCCGTTGTTTTCCAAATGCTGTAATGTAAGCAAAGATGCATAAACAGGGAAAACCGGCGGTGTATTGTACATAGATTCTTTAGCGATATGCTGAGAATAATCAAGCATTGAAAGCATATTTTCTCTTCCTGTTTTGCCTAAAATTTCTTTTTTAATAACTACTAAAGTAACGCCTGCAGGTCCCATGTTTTTCTGGGCTCCGGCATAGATTAAATCAAATTTTGAAAAATCCAGCTGCCTTGAGAAAATATCAGAACTCATGTCACAAACCATTACAGTATCCACTTCAGGGAAAGATTTCATCTGAGTTCCGTAAATTGTATTATTTGAAGTACAATGGAAATAATCATACTCTGATCCAATGGTATAGTCTTTCGGGATGAAAGAGTAGTTTTCCTCTTTTGAAGAGCCTACAACATCCACTGTCCCTAGTTTTTTTGCTTCTTTAATAGCTCCTGCCGCCCAGGTTCCCGTATCTGTATATGCGGCTTTTCCGCCAACTTTCATCAGATTGTAAGGAACCATAGCAAACTGCAAACTGGCACCTCCTCCTAAATATAAAACTTCGTAATCATCACCAAGATTCATCAATCTTTTTACAATGGCGCGTGCTTCGTCCATTACCGCAACAAAATCCTTACTTCTGTGTGAAATTTCCAGAAGTGACAATCCCATTCCGTTGAAATCCAAAATTGCCTGTGCAGACTTTTCGAATACTTCCTGAGGTAAAATGCATGGCCCCGCGCTAAAGTTGTGCTTTTTGATCATATTTTTATTTTTTTGGTTTTTATAAACATTTTAATGTTTACAGTTTCACTTTTTAAATTTTATTAAAATCAATTAGATTTTTGGCTAAAAAAACCGTCCCATAATTAATGAGACGGCGTATATTATTCACCGTGTAAAAATGCTTTTTTATTAAGCAGCGCTTCCTCAGATTCTACATGGTCTTCATCAGGAACACAGCAATCTACCGGACATACCGCTGCACACTGTGGCTCTTCATGAAAACCTTTACATTCCGTACATTTATCTGTTACAATAAAATAAACATCATCACTTACGGGTTCTTGTGGTGCATCAGCATCTACTGTAAGCCCCGATGTTAATGTTACAGTACCTTTTAATTCAGTGCCTTCTGAAGCTTTCCAGTCTACTGCTCCTTCATAAATTGCATTGTTTGGGCATTCCGGTTCGCAGGCTCCACAATTAATGCATTCATCAGTTATTTTAATAGCCATCGCTAATTTTTTTTAAATTTGCACAAAATTACAAAATATTCCCCAATTTTACAGTAATTATGAATATCAAAAATCAAGTTTTAGGACTTACGAGACTTAGCGATTATATAAAAGACTTTTTAGCAAAAAATCCGGCTGACTATAATGAAAATGATCAGGATTTTGAATTATTGTTAAGGAAGTCGGAAATAGAAAATCCGTGGTTTACTGCTGAAAATCAGAAATTTGCTTTCAAACAATGGGCAGATTTATTGACGGAGGAAAATATAAACAACTGGCTTAAAGAATATTCCATTTCAAAAATCTCCAAAAAAGTAGGATTAATCATGGCGGGAAATATTCCCCTTGTTGGTTTGCATGACGTGATTTCTACGGTTTTGAGCAACCATATTCCGGTTATTAAACTATCCTCGAAAGACAAGTATATGATTCCGTTTTTACTGAAAAAATGGAAAGAATTCTCTGAAAATGAGGTTGAATATGAGTTTGTTGAAAGATTGGAGAATTTTGATGCAGTAATTGCTACAGGTAGTAATAACACGGCGAGATATCTAGAATATTACTTTAAAAATTACCTTCATATCATCAGAAAAAACAGAACGTCAATTGCTGTTTTAAAAGGTGATGAAACGCCTGAAGAATTACAGCTTTTAGCGAAAGATATTTTCCAGTATTTTGGTTTGGGTTGTAGAAATGTAACCAGACTCTTGATTCCGCAGGATTTTTTAATTGACCGACTGTTTGAAAACTTTTTAGATTACCAGGAGATTATCAATCATAATAAATATGCCAATAATTATGAATATAATAGGGCAGTTTATCTTTTAAATCAGGAAAAATTCTGGGATAATAATTTTGTAATGCTGAAAGAAGATGATAAACTTTTTAGTCCGCTTTCTGTAATTAATTTCAGCAGATATTCATCTTTGGATGAAGTGAAGAACTTTATCAGTGATAATGAAGAAAATATTCAATGTGTTGTTGCTAAAGATGAATTGGGTCTGGATTCTGTTAAATTAGGAGACGCACAAAATCCAGGTTTAGACACTTATGCCGATAATGTTGATACAATGAAATTTTTATCATTAATTTAATTCTTTGTATCTTTCCATCAACCAATTATTACATTATTATGAAAAATTTATTGCTTATTCTTGCTGTTGTAGCCTTTCAACTGGGCTTTTCACAAAACAGTCAGATTAAAATTGTTGAAAGCAAAAAAATTGAACTGACTTCTGAATTAAGTAAAGATAAAATTGAATTATATAACAAACAGTTTCTAAAGTTTGTAACCGCTCTGAAAGCTTCTGATAAACAGGTAATCAGCGCGTTAATCTCTGATAAAGTGAAAGATGTAGTGACGGATAATGTCATTCAAAAATTATCGGGTGGAATAAGTTTCGACAGACAGACAGAAGTTTATAAGTCCGGATATCAGAAATTATTGGATAATGAAACGTATCCTGCAATTCAGTATAAATATGTTGGAGATCAATCTGTTCCGCCAAAGGATATTATTACAGTAATCTTTGAAAATGATGGAAAAATTCTTGGTGTGAAGCCGGAATACAGTAAATAATTTAGAAGTTAGAAATTAGAGGTTAGAAGTTGGTTTCTGCTTATTGTAAAAAAATAAAATTAAAATAAATTAAAAACTATGATGACAGATGTTTTAGTCGCGCACTCTTCAGATGTTGAAAAGGAAAGCTTTTACAAGAAGACGTATTTACACGTAGCTTTATCAATCCTTGCATTCATCGGGGTTGAAGCGGTTTTGCTTAATGTTGTACCGGAAAGGCTGATTGCCGCCATGTTTGCCCAAAGATTTGCCTGGCTGCTGATTATTGGGGTATTTTGGTTGGCTTCAGTTTTGGCTACAAAATGGTCTCTTTCCCAGAGTAAATCAACACAGTATTTCGGGCTTGCATTTTATGTTTTGCTTGAGGCTGTTATTTTCCTTCCGTTGATTTATATTGCTACTGTTTACTCCGGCGGGCAGGTGATTTATCAGGCTGCAATGTTGACGATTGCTATGTTTACAGGGATTTCTGCAGTTGCTTTTACATCTAAAAGAGATTTTTCATTTTTAAGAAATATCATCGTTATTGGAGGATTTATTTCTATAGGATTGATCGTTGCCGGAATGATTTTCGGCTTCAATCTTGGACTTTGGTTTTCCGTGGGAATGGTGATTCTTGCTTCTGCAACTATTTTATATCAGACAAGCAAGCTTAAGGATGCTTACAGTACGAATCAGTATGTAGGGGCGTCTTTGCAGTTGTTTGCTTCAATTATGCTTTTGTTCTGGTATATTTTGAGCATTTTGATGAGCAGAAGAAGTTAATGCTGAGAGTTATAAATTATAAGTTTTGAGTTATGAGTTTTCATTGCGAAATTTATAATTCATTTTATAAACCCAAAAAAATCCTGATGTTTTTCATCGGGATTTTATTTTTATCAAAACACAAATTTTGGCTAATATTTTTCACCAATTAATACAAAGATAAATTAGTGTTTATTTGTGTTAAAATTACTTGTCAATTGATCCTAAAACCTTTTGAGCAAAAGAGTTTAAGGCATCCTTTTCGCTCATTCCGTTTTGTACATTAGCGTGAACTTCCAAAGCTCCGCAGATGTTTGTAATTAATTCTCCGGCTACGTTTAGATCTTCATCACTTGTCCCTCTGAACTCGCAGAAGCTTTCTAAAACTTCCAACGTTTTTTCAAGGTTTTCAGGAGTCTGATTTTGATAAAACTGTCTGATTACAGGTAACTTCATAATTACAATTCATTAAATAAATTAATTAAACTTTCAGCCTGATTGCTCTGAACCTGATTCACCAATTCACCGTTTCTGAAGATTGCAAAAGTAGGTAAATTATCAACTTTAGCCAATTTTCTGCTTTCCGGTAATTTTTCTGCATCTACATATAGGAAAGGGATACTGTCGTTTTCAGAAGCTAATTTTTTGAATTTCGGCTTCATAATTCTGCAGTTTCCGCACCATGTTGCTCCGTACTGAACCACCACTTTTTCATTATCGCTTACAATATTCTGCAGCGTATCTTCTGTTAATTCTGTATACATTAAGGTAATTTTTTAATTTGAAAATTTGAGAATGTGTTAATGGCAAAAGTTATTTTGAAGAATTTTGCCTTGAAAAATAAAGAGAAAATGAGATAATTCTAAAAGAATCCTGAGATTGATTTTCAAATTATCTCATTTTCAATCAACACATTGTATTAGTTCTTAGCTAAATATTCAGCTGTAGAATTTCTGTCAGCTTTCATCGCGTCTTTTCCTTCTTCCCAGTTTGCAGGGCAAACCTCACCATGCTTCTGAACGTGAGTATAAGCATCGATTAGTCTTAAATATTCTTTTACGTTTCTACCAAGAGGCATATCATTTACAGACTCATGGAATACTTTTCCTGTTTCATCGATAAGATATGTTGCTCTGTAAGTCACGTTAGAACCTGTGAAAACTTCTTCACCTTCTTCATTGTATTCGAAATCCTGATCAACAATTCCCAATAGGTTAGCCAATTGTCTGTGAGTATCAGCTAAAAGCGGGTAAGTAACCCCTTCAATACCTCCGTTGTCTTTTGAAACGTTCAGCCAAGCGAAGTGTACTTCGTTTGTATCGCAAGAAGCTCCGATTACTTTAGTGTTTCTTTTTTCGAATTCACCTAAAGCCTCCTGGAAAGCGTGAAGCTCAGTCGGGCAAACGAAAGTGAAATCTTTTGGATACCAGAATAAAAGAACTTTTTGCTGATTAGCCGTTGCTTCTTCAAAGATGTTGATTCTAAGATCATCACCCATATCAGACATTGCATCTACTGTTACATTTGGGAATTTTTTTCCTACTAAAGACATAATTTTCTTGTTTTTATTTAAATTTCTGATGCAAATATATAAATATTTCGTCTATCGAACAAGTTGATATTGATAAATAAAATCTATAATTGTTTTTGATGTTGTACAAAATAAAAAAGCCCTGAATCCAGGGCTTTTACTTTATTTTAGTAACCAAATATTTCGGTTAAGCTAAGTTTTTTCACTTCACCGAGTTTCTGCATATCGGCTTCTTTTACTTTATCCTGAGAAGCCACAAGACAATAGGTGAAATTCTTACCTTTCATTTCCTTATCGTGGAAATTATTAATATCGGCAAACGTCAATTTTGGTGACTGTTCGTAGATATTCTTCCTGATATCCGAATTATTTCCAAGCTTTTGAGATCTTAAATAAGTGAAAATAATTCCGTCCTGCGTAATTCTTTCGGCAGCGATAGATTTTTTTAATCCGTTTTTAGCTGTTTCAAACAGTTGTTGAGATTGCGGAAGCGTTGTTAAAAGCTCATTCATTGCTGTTGTAGATTCATTGAATTTATCAGCCTGAGTTCCAACGTATGCCATAATAATATCCTTATCCTCTTTTTTACTTGGTAGAGAGAAATAAGAATAAGTGGAATATGCCAATGCCTTAGATTCTCTGATCGTTTGGAACACTACAGAACCCATTCCGCCACCGAAATAATTGTTGAATAAACTCACAGTAGGAGTGATACTGGAATTATAGGCTTCACCGTTTCTCACCCAGAAAACTTCCGCCTGAACCATGTCATAATGAGCAAACAAGACCTTATTCTTGTCTGTCGGGATTTGTGCAAAAGTTTTAGACTTCGGCATATCTTTCAATGAATTCGAAACTTTATGAATTGGAGTTAAGGAAGCCGTTAACTCATTTCCGGATTTCGGACCGTAATACAATATTTTATGTTTAAAATTAAACAAATCATGAAGCACATTCACCAAGTCTTCTGCCTTCAAAGCATCCAGTTCCGCGTCACTTAAAGTATTGTTGAACGGATTTTGCGAACCATACTGAGCATAACTTCTAAGTCCGGCCATGATGGTCGATTTGTTTTGCTTCGCATTATCTCTTGATTTTTTTAATCTTGCTTTGTAAGCATCCAGTGCTTTCTGGTCCGGCTGGCAATTTTTAATCAAATCTTCAAATAAAGCTGCTGTTTTATCAAAATTTTCATTCAACCCTTCGAGCGTTACATAAGTTTCTTCATTTCCTGCACTTACATTAAAGCTTGAAGCCAGTTTGTAAAACTCTTTGCTGATGTCTTCCGAAGATTTGTTTTTTGTACCTAAATATTGAAGATATTCTGCGGCCAATGGAAGCATTTTATTATTCCATTTTCCGGAATCGAAGTAGTAATATAATCTGAATAAAGGATTGTCTGTATTTTTTACAGAAAGAACATCTACACTTCCTAATTTATTTTTTGTAATGTCTTTATCAAAATTCAGCCAGACCGGAGATATCGGAGATTCCGGCATTTGATTGATTTTATTAAGGAACTGGGAATTGTCTTCTCTGTTTACAGAAACAGGAGTGATGGCCGGTTTGTCAACCTTTGCAATATTTTTATCTTCACCTTTTCTCTTGTAGACAGCAACATAATTATTTGCCTGAAGGTATCTCGACGCAAAATCCATAATGTCTTTTTTCGTCAGCTTCGAAATCTCATCAACATAGGCCAATTGTGTTTTATGGTCAACCTCAGAAGTGAATTCATCCATCAAAGACTCAGCTCTGGACGAATATTTTTCGTATTTCTGAATAACGTTTTTCTTTTCGTTATTAATAATTGACTGAAGGAGATCATCTGAAAATTCTCCTTTTTTCAGTTTTTCAATTTCCTGAAGCAACAGGTTTTTTACTTCATCCAAAGATTGTCCTTCCGTAGGATTTCCCTGTAGCAAAAGAACCGAATAATCCTTTAAAACATAAGGAAAAGCATACGCAGCCAGCAATTTTTGTTTTTTAATAAGGTCAAGATCAATCAGTCCGGCCTGTCCGTTTGTCAGCATACTTCCGATAAAATTGAGCATTCTAGCGTCCTGAGTAGAAGCTCCCGGAAATCTGAATCCAATGGTAATATTCTCCGGATTCGGGCCGTAAACTTCCCTGATAATAGGAGAGGTGATAGGGCTTTCCGTACCAATTTTATATTCAGGAACCGGCTTTGATTTCATATAAGAAAACGCCTTGTCAATTTTCGCGATCATTTCATCAGGATTGAAATCTCCGGACATAATTATCCCCATATTGTTGGGAACATAATAATTGTTGAAATATTCTCTGATTGCCTTTAATGAAGGGTTTTTCAAATGCTCAATAGTTCCGATTGTAGTTTGTTTTCCATAATTGTTATTAGGGAAAATTGCCGCAAACATGGCTTCATATACCTTTCTTGGATCGTTATCAAGACCTCTGTTTTTTTCTTCATAAACAGCCTCCAGCTCGGTGTGGAAAAGCCTTAGAACCGGCCGCCTGAACCTTTCTGCCTGAACTGCCAGGAATTTATCCGCAACATTCGCAGGAATATCTTCTGTGTAAACGGTCTGCTCGAAAGATGTGAAGGCATTTGTTCCGTCGGCGCCCATTCCGGACATCATTTTATCATATTCATTGGCGATGGCATATTTTGATGCTTCACCGGAAATTTTATCAATTTCTTTGTAAATTTCTTTACGTTTTGCTTCGTCTTTCGTTTGGTTGTACTTTTCATAAAGCGCGTCAATCTGATCCAGAAGCGGTTTTTCTTTAGCCCAATCCTTAGACCCGAATTGATCTGTCCCTTTGAAAAGCATGTGCTCAAGATAATGCGCCAACCCTGTATGATCAGACGGATCGGTTTTACTTCCCGCTTTTGTAGCAATAAAAGTCTGGATTCTAGGATCTTTTTTGGTCGGACTTAAAATTACCGTTAGTCCGTTCTTTAAAGTATAATATCTTGCTGAAGTCGGGTCATTGGTAACATATTTGTAATTGTATCCGTTCGATGTCGCTTCTTTCCATTGGAAATCCTGTCCGTAAGCATATCCGCAGTAACTTGCTGCTGCAATGCTCGTTGCAATTGTGATTCTTTTTAAAAAATTCATTTTAATCTAATTTTTTGTTCAGTGATTATTAATATTTTGTTTAATTGAATTTCTCTAGTAAATTTTTAATTCTTTTCATAGCCTCCATCAAATCTTCTTCTGATGCTGCATAAGAGAATCTGATACATTCCGGGCTCCCGAAAGAAACTCCGCCAACGCAGCCTACATGGGCTTTTTCTAAGATAAACATTGCAAAATCATCGGAATCTTTAATTTCAATTCCATCCAAAGTTTTTCCTATATAATACGAAACATCCGGAAAGAAATAGAATGCAGCCTTTGGCAAAACAACTTTAAATCCGGGAATTTCTTTAATTAAATCATACACAAGATCTCTTCTTTTTTTGAAGGCATCGATCATGTATTTGTATTCTGAAGGATCGGTTTTTAAAGCTACGATTGAAGCTCTCTGCGCCATTGTATT
This region includes:
- a CDS encoding M16 family metallopeptidase, with translation MNFLKRITIATSIAAASYCGYAYGQDFQWKEATSNGYNYKYVTNDPTSARYYTLKNGLTVILSPTKKDPRIQTFIATKAGSKTDPSDHTGLAHYLEHMLFKGTDQFGSKDWAKEKPLLDQIDALYEKYNQTKDEAKRKEIYKEIDKISGEASKYAIANEYDKMMSGMGADGTNAFTSFEQTVYTEDIPANVADKFLAVQAERFRRPVLRLFHTELEAVYEEKNRGLDNDPRKVYEAMFAAIFPNNNYGKQTTIGTIEHLKNPSLKAIREYFNNYYVPNNMGIIMSGDFNPDEMIAKIDKAFSYMKSKPVPEYKIGTESPITSPIIREVYGPNPENITIGFRFPGASTQDARMLNFIGSMLTNGQAGLIDLDLIKKQKLLAAYAFPYVLKDYSVLLLQGNPTEGQSLDEVKNLLLQEIEKLKKGEFSDDLLQSIINNEKKNVIQKYEKYSSRAESLMDEFTSEVDHKTQLAYVDEISKLTKKDIMDFASRYLQANNYVAVYKRKGEDKNIAKVDKPAITPVSVNREDNSQFLNKINQMPESPISPVWLNFDKDITKNKLGSVDVLSVKNTDNPLFRLYYYFDSGKWNNKMLPLAAEYLQYLGTKNKSSEDISKEFYKLASSFNVSAGNEETYVTLEGLNENFDKTAALFEDLIKNCQPDQKALDAYKARLKKSRDNAKQNKSTIMAGLRSYAQYGSQNPFNNTLSDAELDALKAEDLVNVLHDLFNFKHKILYYGPKSGNELTASLTPIHKVSNSLKDMPKSKTFAQIPTDKNKVLFAHYDMVQAEVFWVRNGEAYNSSITPTVSLFNNYFGGGMGSVVFQTIRESKALAYSTYSYFSLPSKKEDKDIIMAYVGTQADKFNESTTAMNELLTTLPQSQQLFETAKNGLKKSIAAERITQDGIIFTYLRSQKLGNNSDIRKNIYEQSPKLTFADINNFHDKEMKGKNFTYCLVASQDKVKEADMQKLGEVKKLSLTEIFGY